The Paenibacillus mucilaginosus 3016 genome includes the window AAAGGAGCGGTCCGCGGGGACGGTAATCAAATTCAATATGAATGGACTGCTCCGTGGCGACATTAAGACGCGCGGAGATTTTTATTTTAAAGGGGTCCGTTCGGGGTGGTTTACACCCAATGAAGTCCGTGCTTACGAGGAACTGCCGCCCGAAAAAGGGGGCGACAAGCTGTATATGAGCAGGGATTTGGCCCCGATTGACAGTCCAGACCGGTCCATCGCACCAGGAAAGGAGGTGAATGAGCAAGATGAATCAGAAGCCGACAACGACACCGGATCCGAACCAGAATGAAGTCCGTACGCTGAAACTCACCAAGCTGGAGACAAGGGCGCTCGGAGACGAGAGCGGCACAGGTACCAAGATCACAGGCTATGCTGCCGTTTATGAGGAGTTCACCGAGCTGAGGGATTGGTGGGGGGATCGCTTCTATGAACGGATCGCCAAGGGGGCTTTTGATGATACGCTGGCCGACGGACACGACATATTCGCCTTGAAAAACCATGATTGGAACCTCATTTTGGGCCGTTCAGGGGCCAATTTAACTCTCGAAAGCCATGAAAATGGGCTGTATTTTGAGCTTTTACCGAACAATTCGAGCCTCGGACAGGACATGAAGGAGGATGTGC containing:
- a CDS encoding HK97 family phage prohead protease — its product is MNQKPTTTPDPNQNEVRTLKLTKLETRALGDESGTGTKITGYAAVYEEFTELRDWWGDRFYERIAKGAFDDTLADGHDIFALKNHDWNLILGRSGANLTLESHENGLYFELLPNNSSLGQDMKEDVRSGLIKGCSFGFRIVDQEWEQRDDDWFRTIKKVELQEITLTPIPAYSSTTAEVRSLDRQGQHKTALEVPDSQRFSVPKGLSEEQIRALKRKNEALLLDIETTLRYGRA